The Brevibacterium atlanticum genome segment CTGGAAGCATCAGCACTTCACCGACGGCACCGACGAATGGGTGGGAGCACTCGAATGACCCAGCTGCGCATCAGCGACGCCGCACAGTTCCTCGGCGTCAGCGACGACACCGTCCGGCGCTGGATCAGCGACGGACGCCTCAGCGCTCTGAAGAACTCCTCGAACCGTGCGGTCGTCGACGGCAGGGAGCTCGCCGAGCTCGCCCAATCGTCGGCGGCCTCACTGGCCGACCCGAGCGGTGTCAAGAGCTCCTCACGCAACCGCTTCGCCGGACTCGTCACCGACGTCGCCGTGGACGGTGTCATGGCCCAGGTGGGCATGCAGTGCGGGCCATTCAGGGTGGTGTCCCTGATGTCGGCCGAAGCCTGCCGCGAACTCGACCTGCAGCCGGGCAGCCTCGCCACCGCCTCGGTGAAGGCGACGATGGTCACGGTCGACACGGTGCCCACGGACTGATCCCTGTGCCGTGAATTCGGATCTCGACCACAGGTGGAGTCTCAAATCGGGTGCTGAAATCGACAATAGGCCGCATCTGCGGGTTCAATAGGAGCATGAAGAAGACTCTCATCGGGCTCTGCGCCGTCGCAGCCCTGACCCTGACCGCATGCTCCTCCGGCTCTTCGACCGATGCGGGTGGTGGTTCGGCAGAGAAGACTGAGATCACCGTCTTCGCCGCCGCCTCGCTCACCGATGTCTTCGCCGACATCGCCGACAAGTTCACGAAGCAGAACCCCGAGGTCTCGGACGTGAAGTTCTCCTTCGCCGGGTCCTCCGACCTCGTCTCCCAGATCTCCGAGGGCGCTCCTGCCGACGTCATCGCCACTGCGGATGAGAAGAACATGAAGACGCTGGAAGGCGACGACCTGCTCGCCGGCGAGCCGAAGATCTTCGCCTCCAACACCCTCGCCCTGGCCGTCGGCAAGGGCAACCCCGAGAAGATCACGACGCCCAAGGACTTCGCGGGCAAGGATCTCGTCATCTGCGCCCCGCAGGTGCCCTGCGGTTCGGCCACGGAGAAGTGGGCTGACCAGAACGACGTGAAACTCGACCCGAAGAGCGAAGAGAACTCGGTCACCGATGTGCTCGGCAAGGTCAGCTCCGGGCAGGCGGATGCCGGAATCGTCTATGTCACCGACATCCCGCGCGGTGACGGTGAGGTCGAAATGGTCGACCTCGAAGGCGCGGACAAGGTCGTCAACCAGTACCCGGCCGCCACCGTCAAGGACAGTGAACACCAGAATGAAGCCGACGCCTTCGTCGACTACCTGCAGTCCGACACCGCCGTGAAAATGCTCAAGGACGCCGGGTTCGCCACGCCCTGATGAGCAGACGCACCCGCAGACACGACACAGCGCCGTCCTGGCTGTGGATTCCAGCGGCGTTCGGCATCGCCTTCCTGCTCCTGCCGATCATCGGGATGATCTCGAGGATCGAGCCGGGCACCCTCTCCGCGGTCGCCACGGCACCGGAGTCGCGGATCGCGATGGGACTGTCGCTGCTGACCTCGGCCGTCTCCGCGATCGTCTCCGTCGCCATCGGGTTCCCTCTCGGGTACCTGCTGGCGACGAAGCGATTCGCCGGACAGCGCATCGTGCGCACCCTCATCCTGCTGCCGCTCGTCCTGCCGCCGGTCGTCAGCGGTCTCGCCCTGCTCTACACCTGGGGGCGCTCGGCTCCGCTCGGTTCCGCCCTCACCGAGGCGGGGCTGGGCCTGGCGTACACCACGGCCGCCGTCGTCGTCGCCCAGATCTTCGTGTCCATGCCGTTCATGGTGATGTCGGTCGAGACCGCGGTGGCGGCACAGGGATCACGCTTCGAGCTCGCCGCCGCTGAGCTCGGCGCCACCCCTGCCAGAGTGTTCTTCACCGTCAGTCTGCCGCTGCTGCGCCCCGGCATCATCACCGGTGCCGTGCTCTGCTTCGCCCGTTCGCTCGGCGAATTCGGTGCCACACTCACCTTCGCCGGCTCGCTCGAGGGTGTCACGCGGACGATGCCTCTGCAGATCTACCTCGTGCGCGAATCCGATCCGCAGTCGGCCATCGCACTCTCACTTCTGCTCGTCCTCGCAGCGCTCATCATCATCGTCCTCGCCTACCGTTCGCCGCATGCCCCGCGTGTGCGCCGTCCCGCACCGCTGTCACCGGCGAACCTCGACGACGCCCGCGCAACCGATTCCGCGCCCACAGCCCACAAGAGCCGCGCCGGCTCCACCGCTCCGACGGCAGCGACCTCACGGCCGCCTCGGCGGGAGTTCCCGGATGCCCACCCCGACCTCAGCCTGCAGGCGTCACTGGCCGAACGCGGGTGCCAACTCGACATCACGGTGCCGGGCGGCGCGACGACGGCGATCATCGGCCGCAACGGGGCCGGGAAGTCGACGCTCTTCCAGATCCTCACCGGCGCCTTGGCCGCCGATACGGGCAGCCTGCGGATCGGCGATGACGTCATCTTCGACGTCGACGCAGGAGTCTGGCCGCCCATCCACGCCCGCGGCATCGTCCACCTCGCCCAGAATCCGCTGCTGTTCCCGCACCTCAACGTCATCGACAACGTCGCCTTCGGTCTGCGCTGCCGCGGCGCCGGAAAGCAGGAGGCGCGCCGACGCGGCCAGGAGATGCTCGACCGACTCGGTGTCGGCGGCACCTCCAAGCGCCGCCCGACCGCTGTCTCCGGAGGACAGGCGGCACGGATCGCCCTGGCCCGTGCCCTCGTCATCGATCCCACCCTGCTCCTCCTCGACGAACCGCTCGCCGCACTCGATGTCGACGTGCGGATCGAGACCAGACGGGTCATGCGCCGCGTACTCGAAGGACGCACCGCAATGCTCGTCACCCACGACGTCGAAGACGTCATCGAACTGGCCTCCTCACTCGTGCTCATCGATTCCGGACGCGCCACCTACGTGTCCCGTGTGGGGGCCGTCGACACGACGACTCAGGTGCCCGGCGGAGACTTCCTCGCAAGCTTTTGCGCTGAGGACCGAGAAGGAATACTGTGCAGTAGATCACAGTAGTCCTGCGTATCGAAGCAAGGGAGCATCACGACATGGCAGAACTGTCCTATTCCTCGGGAACATCGACCGAACCCCTGCTGGGGATCACGATCGCCGAACACTTCAAGCGCACTGCGACGGCGCACCCCGAGGCCTTGGCGCTGGTCGACAGGCACTCGGCGCGGCGCTGGACCTACGCCGAGTTCGACCGCGACACAGACGCTCTGGCCATCGGCCTCCTCGAGCGCGGGGTGAAGAAGGGCGACCGGGTCGGGATCTGGGCGCAGAATGTGGCCGAATGGGCGCTCGTCCAGTACGCGACGGCGAAGATGGGGGCGATCCTCGTCAACGTCAACCCGGCCTATCGCAGCCACGAGCTCGAATACGTGGTCGGACAGTCGGGCATGACGCTGATGATCTCGCAGATCGTGGCACCTCCGCATTCGGATTTCCGCGCGATCGCCACCGAGGTGGCCGCGAAGGTCCCGTCGCTCGATCTCGTCTTCCTCGACACCGTGCCCGAGGACCTCACC includes the following:
- a CDS encoding TOBE domain-containing protein, which encodes MTQLRISDAAQFLGVSDDTVRRWISDGRLSALKNSSNRAVVDGRELAELAQSSAASLADPSGVKSSSRNRFAGLVTDVAVDGVMAQVGMQCGPFRVVSLMSAEACRELDLQPGSLATASVKATMVTVDTVPTD
- the modA gene encoding molybdate ABC transporter substrate-binding protein, which gives rise to MKKTLIGLCAVAALTLTACSSGSSTDAGGGSAEKTEITVFAAASLTDVFADIADKFTKQNPEVSDVKFSFAGSSDLVSQISEGAPADVIATADEKNMKTLEGDDLLAGEPKIFASNTLALAVGKGNPEKITTPKDFAGKDLVICAPQVPCGSATEKWADQNDVKLDPKSEENSVTDVLGKVSSGQADAGIVYVTDIPRGDGEVEMVDLEGADKVVNQYPAATVKDSEHQNEADAFVDYLQSDTAVKMLKDAGFATP
- a CDS encoding ABC transporter permease produces the protein MSRRTRRHDTAPSWLWIPAAFGIAFLLLPIIGMISRIEPGTLSAVATAPESRIAMGLSLLTSAVSAIVSVAIGFPLGYLLATKRFAGQRIVRTLILLPLVLPPVVSGLALLYTWGRSAPLGSALTEAGLGLAYTTAAVVVAQIFVSMPFMVMSVETAVAAQGSRFELAAAELGATPARVFFTVSLPLLRPGIITGAVLCFARSLGEFGATLTFAGSLEGVTRTMPLQIYLVRESDPQSAIALSLLLVLAALIIIVLAYRSPHAPRVRRPAPLSPANLDDARATDSAPTAHKSRAGSTAPTAATSRPPRREFPDAHPDLSLQASLAERGCQLDITVPGGATTAIIGRNGAGKSTLFQILTGALAADTGSLRIGDDVIFDVDAGVWPPIHARGIVHLAQNPLLFPHLNVIDNVAFGLRCRGAGKQEARRRGQEMLDRLGVGGTSKRRPTAVSGGQAARIALARALVIDPTLLLLDEPLAALDVDVRIETRRVMRRVLEGRTAMLVTHDVEDVIELASSLVLIDSGRATYVSRVGAVDTTTQVPGGDFLASFCAEDREGILCSRSQ